Genomic segment of Staphylococcus muscae:
GCAGTCGTAACTATCATCTTCCAAAGTCGACGAATCAAACCGATCGATTGGAATTGAAGAAATTTTGTGCGGCGTGTCAAACACATACACTTCATAAAGAATCCAAATAATTGGAGGTAAAGACGATTATGGCTAAAAAAGAGAGCTTCTTCCAAGGTGTTAAGTCAGAAATGGAAAAGACAAGTTGGCCAACGGGTCCTGAACTTGTGAAATATACGACAATCGTAGTATGTACAGTAGTGTTCTTCTTGCTATTTTTCTACGGTTTAGATATTGGAATTGGTCAAGTTATTGAAATGATAAAATAGTGAGTGAGGAGATGTCAGCATGTCTGAAGATTTCGGTGCGAAACATTGGTATGCAGTTCATACCTATTCAGGATATGAGAATAAAGTAAAACAGAATTTGGAAAAACGTGTTGAGTCTATGAATATGACTGAACAAATTTTCCGCGTTGTGATTCCTGAAGAAGAGGAAACACAAGTGAAAGATGGTAAAGCGAAGAAATCAATGAAGAAAACATTCCCGGGATATGTCTTAGTTGAACTGATTATGACAGATGAGTCTTGGTATGTTGTACGTAATACACCTGGTGTTACAGGATTCGTTGGTTCAGCAGGTGCAGGATCCAAACCAAATCCATTGCTACCTGAAGAAGCACGCTTCATCTTAAAACAAATGGGCATGAAAGAAAAAACAATCGACGTTGAAGTTGAATTGGGCGAACAAGTACGTGTCACTTCTGGGCCATTTGCTAACCAAGTGGGCGAAGTTGAAAGTATCGAAGCAGACAAATTCAAATTGACAGTGTTAGTAGACATGTTTGGTCGTGAAACACCTGTTGAAGTTGAATTTGATCAAATTGAAAAACTTTAATGCAGTGTAAGAAGATCATAAAGTTTTGTGTTGTAATCTAAACATCTAAGTGATATAATGACGAAGTCGCGCATTTATAGCGCTACATTTCGTCACGAAATGTTAAGAGTGGGAGGGCAAAAATGAGCCCTGTGACCACATCACGATATCAAGGAGGTGCACATCGTGGCTAAAAAAGTTGAAAAAGTAGTTAAGTTACAAATTCCAGCAGGTAAAGCAAACCCAGCACCACCAGTTGGTCCTGCATTAGGTCAAGCCGGTGTGAACATTATGGCTTTCACAAAGGAATTTAACGCACGTACGCAAGAACAAGTAGGTTTAATCATTCCAGTAGAAATTTATGTATATGAAGACCGTTCATTTACATTCATTACTAAAACACCACCTGCAGCAGTTTTACTTAAAAAAGCAGCAGGCGTTGAAAAAGGTTCTGGTGAGCCTAACAAAACAAAAGTTGCTACTGTAACAAAAGACCAAGTACGTGAAATTGCTAACACAAAAATGCCAGACTTAAACGCTGCTGACGAAGAAGCGGCTATGCGTATCGTTGAAGGTACTGCACGTAGTATGGGTATTGTTGTTGAGTAATTGCATTAACGTCAACACGTAATTTAAACGAACAAATGATAAATTTTGTAGTGAACGCAGATAGACCCCCTTGTTATACAGATGACATTGCTAAAGCGTAACGACGCTCGGGTTATCTGCGCTCAACTTGCTATTACGGCAAGTAAACGTGGGAGGACATTCCGATAACACCACTAAAGGAGGACAATAATAATGGCTAAAAAAGGTAAAAAGTATCAAGAAGCAGTTAGCAAAATTGATCGCCAAGCATACTACGCTATTGAAGAAGCGATTAAATTAGCTCAAGAAACATCTGTTGCTAACTTCGATGCTTCAGTTGAAGTAGCATTCCGTTTAGGAATTGATACGCGTAAAAACGACCAACAAATCCGTGGCGCGGTAGTATTACCACACGGTACTGGTAAATCACAACGTGTATTAGTATTCGCTAAAGGCGACAAAATTGCAGAAGCAGAAGCAGCAGGCGCTGACTACGTTGGCGACGCTGAATATGTAAACAAAATCCAACAAGGTTGGTTTGATTTTGACGTAGTTGTTGCAACACCTGACATGATGGGTGAAGTTGGTAAATTAGGTCGTGTATTAGGACCTAAAGGTTTAATGCCAAACCCTAAAACTGGTACAGTAACAATGGATGTTACAAAAGCTGTTGAAGAAATCAAAGCTGGTAAAGTGGAATACCGTGCTGAAAAAGCAGGTATCGTACATGCATCTATCGGTAAAGTATCATTCGATACTGACAAACTTGTAGATAACTTCAAAACATTATTAGATGTTTTAACAAAAGCAAAACCAGCATCAGCTAAAGGTACTTACTTCAAATCAGTTTCAGTTACAACTACTATGGGCCCTGGTGTCAAAGTGGATACTGCAACTTTCAAACTATAAGTTTATTGACATAAGCGTAAAATGATCAATCGATTATTTTGGATGTCCATCTTTTGTGGTGGGCAGATAATTAAAAGTAACTAATTTTATATTTAACTTAATCATAACACGTAGTAATCACTACATTCATTTAAGCGTACAGTTATTCATTAATTGTACGCTTTTTGAGTACTATCATTTCTTTAATACTCACTTGCCAAGGCGCCTCACTTCAACTAATTTTGGCTTTATTGAATAAGTGAAGCCAAAATGGATTTTCAGTTCGGCTTGTTGCCTTAGGCGTCTCGTATTAGAAATGATTTTACACCATACAGTTATATGAGCGTTTGTGACATGTTAAGTTACGAGGTAATCTTTATGCAACACAGCTTAATAGCTCTTGCTTTTTAGAACGTTGATACAGCTTAAAAATGATGAGTATTCTCGCTTTAAAGTTATTAAAGTTGCGATAGCCATATGATACACGTTTAATAAGCTTAATTTTATTATTGATACCTTCAATCGCTCCATTGTTAAACTTCGGGTACTTGATTGTTGAGTAAAGGACATACTCGTATTTCTTATAGAATCGAATGATACGCCAAACACCACGTGATACATGCTTCTTTTCGACACCCATTAAAGTTTCTTTGAAACGTAACCAGTCACATTGTTTCAATGCTTCACGAAGTTGATGAACTAACATATAAGTGTCATAGAGCTGCTGATCAAGACTTAGTAGATATGTTAAAACATCTCTTGATGTTGTGTACGTTTTGAAAGACTTCGACCAAAAGTATTCATAACTATTAATATCCTGCCTGTCAGAAAGAAAGAGTTTCCAGTGCTTTTTCATTTTCGTGTAATCTGTTGATGATCGATAGCGATAAGCATTCATTACAGAAATACGTTGCTTATTTAATTCACGATTAAGGTGCTGAACAATGTGAAAGCGATCAAAGATCAAAATCGCATTTGGAAATACTTCATGAATGAAGTTGATGTATGGTTCATACATATCAGCAGTTACAGTTTTAACAGCTAATCGTTCACGTCGATCAAAGCGATAGAAGTACTCTTTGAGTTTATGAATACGTCTATCTTCTAAGATATCAATAATCTGATTCGTTTCATTATCTATAAACAAAAAACTCATCGCTGTTGTCACGTTCTTAACGCTTTTAAACTCATCTATGGAGATATGTTTTGGCAATCCAGATGAAGGTTTGACTATTAATGATTGTGAGAGTTGATGAATACATCTTTTAACTGTACTCGGTGAAACACTACAATCATGAGCGATATCTATCTCACACTGTACACGTGTGAGTTTATCCTGAATCGCTAATTTCACACGGTTGGTAATAAAGCAGTTACTATCAACAATGTTTGTTTGAGCCGTAAAAGTCTTTAAACAATGTAGACACTTAAAGCGTTCTTTCGCTAAATTAAGATAAACATTGGATTCTTGAGATTTTAATAGTGTTAAACGCGAAACGCGTTTACCATGCTTATGGATTTGCCCATCATTGACACAACCACACTTCATACAAGCTTTGGGTGTATAAGAAAGTGTTCCATAAACAACCGTAGAAAGCCGACCACGCACTTCTACATCTTCTTCCACCTTAAGAACTTGAATATTTTCATCTTTTATTTTTAGTAGTTTTAATATATCATTACACATAGGCGCATCATGTCTCCTCTTTATTTTTTTGTTTAGTCACTTAAAATTATAGAGGCGTGAGCGCTTTTTTTGTATCCAAATGATTTAAAACATAAAAAAGGCGGGATAGCATTTCATGCCATCCCACCACAAAAGATTAAGACCCATTATTTTACGCTTTGTTTTAAATAAAGTTAGAAATAAGTGTTGACTATTGAATGGAAAACAGTTATATTTAACTTTGTTGAATATTTTACCTAAGACAGTAGGAGCATAGATATGCTTAATACTTCATCCTACCGAGGCTAAATTGACTTGAACGTGAAAACTTTCAAGCACTTTTTGCCCAGGGTAAAAAGTGCTTTTTTTATTCGAGAGACATCTTGGATATTTAAAAGCATAAAAATTATCTATGGAGGTGTCTAAATGTCTGGAATCATTGAAGCGAAAAAACAACAAGTTGACATCATCGCAGAGCAACTTAAATCTTCTGTTTCTACAGTAGTTGTTGACTACCGTGGTTTAACAGTAGCTGAAGTGACAGAATTACGTAAACAATTACGTGAAGCTGGCGTACAATACAAAGTTTACAAAAACACATTGTTACGTCGTGCAGCTGAACAAGCTGGTATCGAAGGTTTAGATGAACATTTCACTGGACCAACTGCAGTTGCTTTCACAACTGAAGATGTCGTTGCACCGGCAAAAGTTATCGCTGGATTCGCTAAAGAACACGAAGCTTTAGAAATTAAGACAGGTGTTATGGAAGGTAGCGTAATCACTGCTGAAGAAGTTAAGACAGTTGGTTCTTTACCATCACACGACGGTCTTGTATCAATGCTTCTTTCTGTATTACAAGCGCCAATCCGCAACTTCGCTTATGCAGTTAAAGCTGTTGGTGAAAACAAAGAAGAAAACGCAGAGTAATCAATACATTAAACTAATTTTTTAAAAAATGGAGGAATATTAACATGGCTAATCAAGAGCAAATCATTGAAGCAATTAAAGAAATGTCAGTTTTAGAATTAAATGACTTAGTTAAAGCAATCGAAGAAGAATTTGGTGTAACTGCAGCAGCACCAGTTGCAGCAGCAGGCGCAGCAGGCGGAGACGCAGCAGCTGAAAAAACTGAATTTGATGTTGAATTAACTTCAGCTGGATCATCAAAAATCAAAGTTGTTAAAGCAGTTAAAGAAGCAACTGGTTTAGGCTTAAAAGACGCTAAAGAATTAGTTGACGGTGCACCAAGCATCATCAAAGAAGCTATGCCTAAAGAAGAAGCTGAAAAACTTAAAGAACAATTAGAAGAAGTTGGCGCTTCAGTAGAATTAAAATAATTCATTGATAAGTGAAAACCCGCTATTTCATGAAAATAGCGGGTTTTTGAATATGTAAATAACATAATTTATTTTATACAAAGATAAGGTGTGAATGTCTATGAGTCATTATTATGACGCACATCCTGACGCACAATCTGACGAAAGAGATATTGTTTATGAATGCTATAAGCAACGTTTAATTTTAACAACAGATGCAGGGGTCTTTTCGCGTGATCAAGTCGATTATGGTTCGGATTTGCTCATTCAAACATTTTTAAGTGAGCATCCTCCAGGTCAAGCGAAGTTGATTGCTGATGTAGGCTGCGGGTATGGACCGATTGGATTGTTGTTAGCCAAAGTAGCACCGCACGATCAACTGACAATGCTTGATGTTAATCATAGAGCGTTAGAGTTAGCGCGTAAAAATGCGAAGCGCAATCAGATTGATAATGTGTCAATTCAAGAGAGTAATGGATTAGCCGAAGTTGCAGATAATTCACAGCATTACATTTTAACTAATCCACCGATTCGAGCAGGGAAGCAAGTGGTACATCAAATTTTAGAAGATGCACATGACAAGTTGAAAGATGATGGTGCATTGTATGTTGTCATTCAAAAGAAGCAAGGGATGCCTTCAGCTAAGAAAAAGATGATGTCCGTTTTTGGGAATGCAGAATCAATTAAAAATAGTAAAGGCTATCATATATTAAAAAGCGTTAAATCTTGATTTTGAAATATATGTATGGTAAAGTAATAAGATGAAAAATTTATGTTCAACAAGTGTGTACTTTTACGGGTAAAGTTTCATTGTAACATTGAAGAATAGCGGGATTTAGAACAGAAAATGGTGTCATCAGTTATGTGCTACCGTTTTCTTTTTGTCTTGATATGTAATACAGCTGTAAAGTACGACACAATATTTGAGGGGTGAATCTGTTTGGCAGGTCAATTTGTCCAATATGGAAGACATCGTAAACGTAGAAACTACGCAAGAATCTCAGAAGTATTAGAGTTACCAAACTTAATTGAGATTCAAACAAAATCATATGACTGGTTCTTGGAAGAGGGCCTTTTAGAGATGTTCAGAGATATCTCACCAATCGAGGACTTTACAGGTAATTTATCTTTAGAGTTCGTTGATTACAGACTAGGCGAACCTAAGTATGATTTAGAAGAGTCTAAAAACCGTGATGCGACGTATGCAGCACCATTACGTGTGAAAGTTCGTTTAATCATTAAGGAAACAGGCGAAGTAAAAGATCAAGAAGTATTTATGGGTGACTTCCCATTAATGACTGAAACAGGTACTTTCGTGATCAATGGTGCAGAACGTGTTATCGTTTCACAATTAGTGCGTTCACCATCAGTATACTTCAATGAAAAGTTAGATAAAAATGGTCGTGTGAACTATGATGCGACAGTAATTCCAAACCGTGGTGCATGGTTGGAGTATGAAACAGACGCTAAAGATATTGTTTATGTGCGTATCGATAGAACGAGAAAACTCCCATTAACAGTATTACTACGTGCTTTAGGTTATTCAACAGACCAAGAGATTATTGACTTGATTGGTGACAATGAATACTTACGTAACACGTTAGAAAAAGACAGCACTGAAAATACAGATCAAGCTTTATTAGAAATTTATGAGCGTCTACGTCCAGGTGAACCACCAACACTTGAAAATGCGAAGAGCTTATTATATTCACGTTTCTTCGATCCAAAACGCTATGACTTAGCAAGTGTGGGTCGTTACAAAGCAAACAAAAAATTGCATTTAAAACACCGCTTATTCAATCAAAAATTAGCGGAACCAATCGTGAATACTGAAACGGGTGAAATCGTCGCTGAAGAAGGCACAGTACTTGATCGTCGTAAGTTAGACGAGATTATGGATGTGCTTGAATCAAATGCGAACGCACAAGTGTACGAATTGCCGGATAGCATCGTAGACGAACCAGTTGAAATTCAATCAATCAAAGTATATGTACCAAATGATGAAGAAGGCCGTACGACAACAGTAATCGGTAATGCATTCCCTGATTCTGAAGTGAAATGTATTACACCAGCTGATATCGTTGCGTCAATGTCATACTTCTTCAACTTATTACATGGTATTGGCTATACAGATGATATCGATCATCTCGGTAACCGCCGTTTACGTTCTGTTGGTGAATTGTTACAGAACCAATTCCGTATCGGTTTATCTCGTATGGAACGTGTTGTACGTGAGAGAATGTCAATTCAAGACACTGAATCAATCACGCCGCAACAATTGATTAATATCCGTCCAGTGATTGCATCAATCAAAGAATTCTTCGGTAGTTCTCAATTATCACAATTCATGGACCAAGCGAACCCACTTGCTGAGTTAACGCATAAGCGTCGTCTTTCAGCATTAGGGCCTGGTGGTTTGACACGTGAACGTGCACAAATGGAAGTGCGTGACGTTCACTACTCTCACTATGGTCGTATGTGTCCGATTGAGACACCAGAGGGACTGAACATTGGTTTGATCAACTCACTATCTAGTTATGCACGTGTTAATGAATTTGGTTTCATTGAAACACCATATCGTAAAGTTGATATCGAGACGAACACAATCACTGATCAAATCGACTATTTAACTGCTGATGAAGAAGATAGTTATGTGGTTGCACAAGCGAACTCACGTTTAGATGAAAATGGTCGCTTTATTGATGATGAGATTGTATGTCGTTTCCGTGGTAACAACACAACAATGGCAAAAGAGAAAATGGACTACATGGACGTATCGCCGAAGCAAGTTGTTTCTGCTGCGACAGCATGTATTCCATTCTTAGAAAACGATGACTCTAACCGTGCCTTAATGGGTGCGAACATGCAACGTCAAGCGGTGCCATTGTTGAATCCTGAATCACCATTCGTTGGTACAGGTATGGAACACGTAGCAGCACGTGACTCTGGTGCAGCAGTTATTGCAAAACACCGTGGTCGTGTTGAACACGTTCAATCAAAAGAAATCTTAGTGAGACGTTTGATTGAAGAAAATGGCCAAGAGTATGAAGGTGAACTTGATCGTTATCCATTGGCGAAGTTCAAACGTTCAAACTCAGGTACTTGTTACAACCAACGTCCAATTATTAAAGCTGGCGACATCGTATCAAAAGGTGAAATTTTAGCTGACGGTCCTTCTATGGAACTTGGTGAAATGGCACTAGGACGTAACGTTGTTGTTGGATTTATGACTTGGGACGGTTATAACTATGAGGATGCCGTTATTATGAGCGAACGTCTTGTAAAAGATGATGTATATACTTCAATTCACATTGAAGAATACGAGTCAGAAGCTCGTGATACGAAGCTTGGACCTGAAGAAATCACACGTGATATTCCAAATGTATCTGAAAGTGCGCTTAAAAACTTAGACGATCGCGGTATCGTTTATGTTGGTGCAGAAGTCAAAGATGGTGACATCCTTGTTGGTAAAGTAACGCCTAAAGGTATGACTGAATTAACAGCTGAAGAACGTTTATTACACGCTATCTTTGGTGAAAAGGCACGTGAAGTACGTGATACGTCATTACGTGTACCACACGGTGCTGGCGGTATCGTGTTAGATGTTAAAGTGTTTAACCGTGAAGAAGGCGATGATTCACTTTCTCCAGGTGTCAACCAATTAGTACGTGTTTACATCGTTCAAAAACGTAAAATTCACGTTGGGGATAAGATGTGTGGTCGTCACGGTAACAAAGGTGTCATCTCTAAAATTGTACCTGAAGAAGACATGCCGTACTTACCAGACGGAACACCAATTGACATCATGTTAAACCCACTTGGTGTACCATCACGTATGAATATCGGACAAGTATTAGAGTTACACTTAGGTATGGCTGCTAAGAACTTAGGTATTCATGTTGCATCACCAGTATTTGACGGTGCAAACGATGATGACGTATGGTCAACAATCGAAGAAGCAGGTATGGCACGTGATGGTAAAACAGTCCTTTACGATGGCCGTACGGGTGAACCATTCGATAACCGTATCTCTGTTGGTGTGATGTACATGTTGAAACTTGCGCACATGGTTGACGATAAACTTCACGCACGTTCAACAGGACCTTACTCACTTGTTACACAACAACCGCTTGGTGGTAAAGCACAATTCGGTGGTCAAAGATTTGGTGAGATGGAGGTATGGGCACTTGAAGCATACGGTGCAGCATACACATTACAAGAAATCTTAACTTACAAATCAGATGACACGGTTGGTCGTGTGAAAACATACGAAGCGATTGTTAAAGGCGAGAACATCGCAAGACCAAGTGTTCCTGAATCATTCCGAGTATTGATGAAAGAGTTACAAAGTTTAGGCTTGGATGTTAAAGTGATGGACGAACAAGATCAAGAAATCGACATGAGCGATATCGAAGACGAAGACGCACCAGACCATAACATTAACGCCCAACAACCTGTTGCAGCTCAAGAATCACCAGCCGAAACTAACGAATAATCACTAACTGTTAAATAGAAGTGTATACTGAGAGCGTTTCATCCTATTCATGCCCATGCATGTTTTGGATGAATATCTCAGTTATACAATAACGATATAAATAAGATGTTGTTATCAATCAATTTGCATAGCTAATTTAAACTAAAGGAGGTAGGCTCCTTGATTGATGTAAATAAATTCCATTACATGAAAATAGGACTCGCTTCACCAGAAAAAATCCGTAAATGGTCAAGAGGTGAAGTTAAAAAACCAGAAACAATCAACTACCGTACGTTAAAACCAGAAAAAGATGGTTTATTCTGTGAAAGAATTTTCGGACCAACAAAAGACTGGGAATGTAGTTGTGGTAAGTACAAGCGTGTACGTTACAAAGGTATGATTTGTGACCGTTGTGGTGTAGAAGTAACAAAATCAAAAGTACGTCGTGAGCGTATGGGTCACATCGAACTTGCAGCACCTGTATCACATATTTGGTATTTCAAAGGTATTCCAAGTCGCATGGGATTATTATTAGATATGTCACCACGTTCATTAGAAGAAGTCATTTACTTTGCTTCATATGTTGTGGTAGATCCAGGTCCAACAGGTTTAGAGAAAAAATCATTACTTTCTGAAGCAGAGTACCGTGACTATTACGATAAGTTCCCTGGTCAATTCACAGCTAAAATGGGTGCTGAGGGAATCAAAGACCTTTTAGAAGAAATTGACTTAGACGAAGAACTTCGACTTTTACGTGATGAGTTAGAATCTGCGACAGGTCAACGATTGACACGTGCGATTAAACGCCTTGAAGTTGTAGAATCTTTCCGTAACTCAGGAAACAACCCAGCTTGGATGATTTTAGACGTACTTCCAATCATCCCACCTGAGATTCGTCCAATGGTTCAACTTGATGGTGGTCGTTTTGCGACAAGTGACTTGAACGACTTATACCGTCGTGTTATCAATCGTAACAACCGTTTAAAACGTTTATTAGACCTTGGTGCACCTGGCATCATCGTTCAAAACGAAAAACGTATGTTACAAGAAGCTGTTGATGCTTTAATCGACAACGGTCGTCGTGGTCGTCCGGTAACAGGTCCGGGTAACCGTCCACTCAAATCATTGTCACACATGTTAAAAGGTAAACAAGGACGTTTCCGTCAAAACTTACTTGGTAAACGTGTTGACTATTCAGGTCGTTCAGTTATCGCCGTTGGTCCTAACTTGAAAATGTACCAATGTGGTTTGCCAAAAGAAATGGCACTTGAACTCTTCAAACCTTTCGTTATGAAAGAATTAGTTCAACGTGAAATTGCGACAAACATCAAAAATGCGAAAAGCAAAATTGAGCGTATGGAAGACGAAGTATGGGATGTTTTAGAAGATGTTATCGTTGAACACCCAGTATTACTTAACCGTGCACCAACGCTTCACAGACTTGGTATCCAAGCATTCGAACCAACACTTGTTGAAGGTCGCGCAATCCGTCTGCATCCACTTGTTACAACAGCTTATAACGCTGACTTTGACGGTGACCAAATGGCGGTTCACGTACCATTATCAAAAGAAGCACAAGCAGAAGCACGCATGTTAATGCTTGCCGCTCAAAACATCTTGAACCCTAAAGACGGTAAACCAGTCGTAACGCCATCTCAGGATATGGTACTTGGTAACTACTACTTAACTTTAGAGCGTAAAGATGCTGTAAACACAGGCTTGTTATTTAACGATACAAACGAAGTGCTTAAAGCTTATGCAAATGGCTATGTACATTTGCATACACGTATAGGGGTACAAGCAGGTTCATTCAATAACCCAACATTTACGGAAGAACAAAACCGTAAAATCCTAACAACTTCTGTTGGTAAAGTTATTTTCAATGAAATCATTCCAGATTCATTTGCATATATTAACGAACCAACAGCGACAAACCTAGAGAAGAACACACCAGACAAATATTTTGTCGATGCAACTGAACTAGGTGAAGGTGGATTGAAAGAATACTTCGAGAAGACAGATC
This window contains:
- the rpoC gene encoding DNA-directed RNA polymerase subunit beta', with protein sequence MIDVNKFHYMKIGLASPEKIRKWSRGEVKKPETINYRTLKPEKDGLFCERIFGPTKDWECSCGKYKRVRYKGMICDRCGVEVTKSKVRRERMGHIELAAPVSHIWYFKGIPSRMGLLLDMSPRSLEEVIYFASYVVVDPGPTGLEKKSLLSEAEYRDYYDKFPGQFTAKMGAEGIKDLLEEIDLDEELRLLRDELESATGQRLTRAIKRLEVVESFRNSGNNPAWMILDVLPIIPPEIRPMVQLDGGRFATSDLNDLYRRVINRNNRLKRLLDLGAPGIIVQNEKRMLQEAVDALIDNGRRGRPVTGPGNRPLKSLSHMLKGKQGRFRQNLLGKRVDYSGRSVIAVGPNLKMYQCGLPKEMALELFKPFVMKELVQREIATNIKNAKSKIERMEDEVWDVLEDVIVEHPVLLNRAPTLHRLGIQAFEPTLVEGRAIRLHPLVTTAYNADFDGDQMAVHVPLSKEAQAEARMLMLAAQNILNPKDGKPVVTPSQDMVLGNYYLTLERKDAVNTGLLFNDTNEVLKAYANGYVHLHTRIGVQAGSFNNPTFTEEQNRKILTTSVGKVIFNEIIPDSFAYINEPTATNLEKNTPDKYFVDATELGEGGLKEYFEKTDLVPPFNKKFLGNIIAEVFNRFSITDTSMMLDLMKDLGFKYSSKAGITVGVADIVVLPDKQEILDESEKLVERVQKQFSRGLLTEEERYNAVIEIWTQAKDRIQEKLMKSLDKTNPIFMMSDSGARGNASNFTQLAGMRGLMAAPSGKIIELPITSSFREGLTVLEYFISTHGARKGLADTALKTADSGYLTRRLVDVAQDVIVREEDCGTDRGLLVSDIKEGTEMIEPFIERVEGRYSKETIRHPETDKVIIRPDELITAEIAKEITDAGIEQMYIRSAFTCNTRHGVCEKCYGKNLATGEKVEVGEAVGTIAAQSIGEPGTQLTMRTFHTGGVAGSDITQGLPRIQEIFEARNPKGQAVITEIEGVVDNITVGKDRQQEIVIKGANETRSYLASGTSRLKVEIGQSVERGEVLTEGSIEPKNYLAVAGLTATEAYLLKEVQKVYRMQGVEIDDKHVEVMVRQMLRKVRIIEAGDTKLLPGSLVDIHHFTDANRDAFKERKRPATAKPVLLGITKASLETESFLSAASFQETTRVLTDAAIKGKRDDLLGLKENVIIGKLIPAGTGMRRYSDVSIEKEEATENTESQLITE